Proteins encoded together in one Microcebus murinus isolate Inina chromosome 18, M.murinus_Inina_mat1.0, whole genome shotgun sequence window:
- the MRM1 gene encoding rRNA methyltransferase 1, mitochondrial — protein sequence MGLLSTFRGATRCCSGHFVTRHFSQAARREVRPGGEELSRLRLDDLPATQRLELLFGLSPCLLALQAARRCVAKLLLQAGKAGLQGARAELLRAAEAQGIPVLRPRRQKLDALCRYQVHQGVCLEVSPLRPRPWTEAGEANPGDDPQQLWLVLEDLQDPRNLGAVLRSAHFLGVDKVITSQRNSCPLTPVVSKASAGAMEVMDVFSTDDLAGFLQAKAQQGWLVAGTVGGPRAEISQSSEIPVTSCLDFLWDRPTLLVLGNEGSGLSQEVQASCQLLLTILPGRQLPPGLDSLNVSVATGILLHSICSQRKSFPAEREEGTFSETPKNLSHV from the exons ATGGGATTACTCTCGACCTTCAGGGGCGCGACCCGGTGTTGCTCGGGTCACTTTGTCACCCGTCATTTCTCCCAAGCAGCGCGGCGTGAGGTGCGGCCTGGAGGGGAGGAGCTAAGCCGTCTGCGGCTGGATGACCTGCCGGCGACGCAGCGGCTGGAGCTTCTGTTTGGCCTGTCCCCATGTCTGTTGGCACTGCAGGCTGCCCGCCGCTGCGTGGCCAAGCTCCTGCTCCAGGCCGGCAAGGCCGGGCTGCAGGGGGCGCGGGCCGAGTTGCTCCGGGCGGCCGAGGCACAGGGCATTCCAGTTCTGCGGCCCAGACGGCAGAAACTGGACGCCCTGTGCAGGTACCAGGTCCACCAGGGCGTCTGCTTGGAGGTGAGCCCGCTGCGGCCCCGGCCCTGGACTGAGGCCGGAGAGGCGAACCCAGGCGACGACCCCCAGCAGCTGTGGCTCGTCCTCGAGGACCTTCAGGATCCCCGGAATCTTGGGGCTGTGCTGCGCTCCGCTCACTTCCTCGGAGTGGATAAGGTCATCACTAGCCAGAGAAACAG CTGCCCGCTCACTCCAGTGGTCAGCAAGGCCAGCGCGGGCGCTATGGAGGTGATGGACGTGTTCTCCACTGATGACCTGGCCGGTTTTTTACAG GCCAAAGCCCAGCAGGGCTGGCTCGTGGCTGGCACAGTGGGCGGCCCAAGGGCTGAGATCTCCCAGTCCTCCGAGATCCCTGTCACTAGTTGCTTGGATTTCCTCTGGGACCGGCCTACTCTCCTCGTGCTGG GGAACGAGGGCTCTGGTCTGTCCCAGGAAGTGCAGGCCTCCTGCCAGCTTCTCCTCACCATCCTGCCCGGGCGCCAGCTGCCACCTGGACTCGACTCTTTGAACGTCTCTGTGGCTACAG GAATTCTTCTTCACTCCATATGCAGCCAGAGGAAGAGTTTCcctgcagagagagaagaaggcaCCTTCTCTGAGACCCCCAAGAATTTGAGTCACGTCTGA